The Oxyura jamaicensis isolate SHBP4307 breed ruddy duck chromosome 5, BPBGC_Ojam_1.0, whole genome shotgun sequence region taaaaacagcgtagactattttttttttttgaaaagctaaaatGGTAGCACGTGATTTCTTGTTGGTctttttacaattaaaaaaaaatcccaaagtgTCCTTAATATTTGCATTACACATATATCAAAAAAGATTATGTACATGATCCAAATCTactttatttcacttaaaaaatcTGTGCTCTTTCTCCAAAAGCTTTCCTAGGTTACTGTTGCTAAAGGATGGTgcctttacttattttcttcattcacttCTCAATTGTTTAAGATGTGAAGAAAGTTTGATTGTTTTGTATTATGTTTTGCTATTGGTGTCAACGTTCGGTTGTGTAAGGTGATTAACTTCCACTGTAGGATAAGTGCAATCACATTTATAAGTAAATGTCCAACTCCAGTGTTATATTTTACTGTGTCAGCTGTCACAGAATGAGTGGCAGTTCAGTTGCCAgcctctgtttctttctgtccaCCCACTCACAGTATCTGGAAGATGTTCAGATTGAATTAGTACACAGGCTTCTCAACCAAAAGGTGTGAAAATGGCCCGGGAAATCAATACCATTGTTGTTCCCTCAGAACTTCTGTCATTCCAAGAAGTACTCTAAACTTACACTGTGTATTTTTCCACCCTCATCTTCCTGTGCCAGTCtgtgttgcttttcctttgttttaatttgttaataGTTTtattggccttttttttttttttttctctgtagtatAGTAGAAAGTGGATTATTTCATGTGTGTGTTAGgcataataaaaatgcttttcatgatCTGTTGTTCAGATTGGGTTTTTGTCCTTGCATAATAAAGGTACTTAGTTTCAGGACAACAAAAATAGTCAGCTGTGCAGTTTTGAGAGTGGACCTTTCTGTAAGGCAGTATGTGTACAGCAATTCTGCCTGTTCTGCATAGTTTATAACCAATGGATCAATCCCTTAATACCATGGATAGATTTGCAGTGAATATGAATAGTGTTTAGAGGAATGATTTGCCCAGACTTCATGTGAACTGTCACATCACTGTTGGTTTATATTCACTGCATTCTTCACTCATTGTTTCTGCACAGAGCAATGTCACTAGTGGCCCTAAACTTACCCCAGGTTTTATATGTGCATAAATCATTTACTGGAGGGTTTTAAATTGCACTAGATACATCTGGCAGTTTATAAAATGCTCCTTGAATTAGCACAGATTCTGAGATACTAAGACAATTGGTCTGAGGATAATAGCTGGACCActcaaatgtaattttgttaTGCAAATGTTATCAGCTAAGCTAGTCTAAGAGGATTCAGGTACTCAACAATGCAAAATTCAACCATTTGTATTCAAGTTTACCCAGGAATGACATGGAATATAAAGTTAAAatatgcagtttatttttttatgcattaTAAAGCCAGATGAGGCCGTTCTGAGAACCGACCTGCCCAATTCAGTGTTTTGAAGAGGAACTTagaattttgttctgaaaaatattttgcgaaataatttcaaagcaaCGTAACCCAGACCACAGAAGAAATCTGAACATGGAAGATGGCACTGAATGCACAATTTGCCAAAGTATGTCCTAGGCCCTCCTTCCTCTTAGGATTTTAGCTGAGTATATACATTACAGAGAAGTCATTGAGGTCCATATTTTGTCACCTCTTTTCAAATTTGCAGTGAAGCCAGTATGTGGCCTGTGCTTGGCAATTGCTTTGACAGGATATCAGTCCACGTCAGATAAATCCAACTGCAATAGAGCAAAACCTTTTTGTAACCCACTGTGCCTTTTGGCTGAGCTATCTGAAAAGCATGAGCTGTGGCAGACATCAGAAAGACCAGGTGAAATTCTGGCACTCTGGAAGTGTCTCTGCAGGATTTCACGTATAGTGAAAGTGCATTTCAGATGAGCTGTTGCATTTACATCGATCCGGTGGTTCGTTCTTTCTCCTGCCATTCTTGGTGGCTGGTAATGAGGTTGCTGTTGCAACCAACGCCAGCAGAGCAGTGGATGAGCCAAGCGGTGCCTGGTGGGATGCTCCTGGCTGAGCAGATGCTGAGCTCTCCCTTACTGCTGCCTAGGGTAAGGGGGCATGTTACGTTTCCCACGGGATTTGTAAGCAGTGTCAAAACATTTGCGTTACTTAAACCCTGTCCCCCCATTTCCAAATTGCTAAGTACTTTGCCCTGTATTCTTTCTAAAGGAATTTTATGTTTCAGGCCTTCaacaatgttttcctttgtaggAACCCAGTGTGAAATTGCTGCAAAAGCAGGGATGATTATAGAAAGAGTAGTGCTGAATTCACGCCCTGGTATGTATTTCTCTGCCATCAGGGAGCGATGTGTTTGTCCTGGTTGCCTAATACTCTAAAATGGCGAGATTACAAACAGCAACTAACAAGATTTGCATATCTTAATATTGTATGCACCAATAAACAAAGTTTACTCTGAAGTCTGTCTATTTAGTTTGTGTATAGAGGCTTCTAAACTCTTGGCTGAGAAAAAAGGGATAATGCATACATAATATATGAGAAAGTCCTAAGAGTGAGGGTCAAAGCGAAGAAAGTTTTTCAGGCACTGCTTTTAGTTCTgacatttgttctttttgtagAGGTGACAAAAGTATTTTgtagctgttattttttgttttcttttaaaagttttaattttttcatccTCCCATGCTtcaaaatgtttggttttgaagtCCACAGTTTGAGAATGTCTGCTTCCTTGCTTTCACACTTGTATATGTCAACACAATTTTTTGAACAGTGAGTTTAAAAATTGTCAGTTGCCGAAGAACCACAtgtattaactttttttttttttttttttcccctggaaggGTTGTATGCTGCTAAATGCAAAAATAGCCTTAGGAGGTAATAACTATCGTGTATCCTGAAAACACATCTTTTCTAATGCAAATGAAATCTGACAGCAGtagctttcctttttaaaacatagaTGTGTGTCTGGCTCACTCCTTATAGTGCCCGTGGTTCCAGCTGTgtggggctttttgtttgtttgttttttgatttgaCTTAATTGTTCATAAAAATGATGTGGAAACTGCTGGTCGGTGCAACAAATGCAAAAAACTCCTTTTCAAATGGCGTAGGCTAGGCTTGAAGATGTccatgtataaataaaatgcagaaaatctaAATCAAACAGTTGCTTGCAAATCAGAACAGACATGGCAAGAACAatcagaaagagtggttagtGTACACTTCTGTGTGCCAAATACACTGGATGATTTGTAATTAGATAATACTTCATTAGCCTCTGGAGTTCCTTTCTGTATCAATTAGTCCTTGTTAGTCAGGAGGGGTTAACTAGGCATTTTGGGAAAGCTGCAGGATTAGTTTGTTTTGGGGGTGGGTCTTCAGTTTGGGTGGTGGGAGTGCACCTGTGTGAATCTGAGCCTGTGGTACAAAACTGAAAGTTTGTTGGTAGTTTTATACCTGCGTCAGCATACAAGgtgacatatttttaaaaagaactgcCTCACCAAAAAAGGCTTCCCTAGCTATTAAAGGAAGCTCTACATCCAATCagatatttgtttaatttgaaaatacttctagGTAAGAATGGAGTTCCAGTGGCTGAAAACTTCCGACTGGAACAAAGTACAATACCGGACACAGTGCAAGAGGGACAAGTACGTGTTAGAACCCTGTATCTCTCCGTGGATCCGTACATGGTAGGTGATGAGCTTACTGCTAAGCCagaatttctttagaaattaCCTTTAACTCTGTTCCTGTTGTGATGTTTAACATCGAAGTTAACAATCGTAGAACAAATGTACCTCTGGTATAACTAAGTAATTCTGTTCATTCCATTGGAGTTATATTGGGAAGGAATTTGGAGTTAATGTACTTGTGATATATATAGGAATATGACTTTAGGGGACCAGAAGCATTCTGAGCCCTGATATATTGTTACAGAATTGTTTGTGTCAGCTTTATCTCAGCTGTGCCTTTTTTGATACacattttttaccttttttttttcccctcatggAAGAAAGTGTATTTCAGTTGAAGGGAATGAGTTTGGAAAAAGAACAATATGTCATGATgaagcaggagggaggaagaatatgtcatggaaaaaaatataggcaAAGAATGTAAATGATTCAAGTTCAATGTTAGGTAGACATTGTCAGTTTTGCTTACAGATGAAAGTCAGATTTTCTCCTTAAGTGGGTGATGGCAGGGCAAAAATGTAGTAGTACTTTGtaagcaatggaaacagagagGACTGTTGAATGGATCCATAATCAGGACTTGCATCTAATTCTGCAAAACTGTGAAAATCCAGTGTTTGGGAGAGCTGTGGATTGAAATGGAAGTGAAGGTAGGGTAGGAGGAGAATGGGCCAGACCCTGTCTGTTAGTATGTAAAAGTTTGCTGTACAGAAAATGATGATCATTTGTTCCCTACGTTGATGGGGATAGTAGAAAAGAAACAGTCTTAATTTCAGGAAAGTAGatttagtttggaaattaaggaaaaaattaaaaataactgagaaacTAACTTTGGCTATATGGGGAGATAGAAAAGATTTCAATTTTCAAGATGTTTCATTAAATGGTcctctgtgttttattttattttttatttattttttattttttcccaatccTACATTTCTATGATTCATCCAGTTAAGGAATGACATTTAGAGGATTCTCATCGGGTCCAAGCCAGTTGTCTTTGGTTACGAGACAGACTTTGAGGCAGTGTCTGTAGAATGTATTCGGCTTTGGTAACACTACTGAAGGAGATTAAAATGATCAGTCCTTTGTACTGAGTGAACAAGAGGGGAGAGATCTAAGAGAAGATTATGTGCATTTGGGGCTTACTGAGAGATTTTTGAGTAGCCCATTGTGTTTGATGTTTTAAACATATCTCATCCCCAGCCTTGTCTGAATTTCATATAATCAAACCATGTGTTGCACCAGAGTTTCTCATTAAAGCTTTGTCTTTCAGCGCTGCCGAATGAATGAAGATACAGGTTCAGATTACCTCCTGCCCTGGCAGCTGTCTGAAGTTGCTGATGGTGGGGGCGTTGGCATTGTGGAGGAGAGCAAGCATAATAACTTTGCCAAGGGAGACTTTGTAACTTCCTTCAATTGGCCCTGGCAGACAGTGGCCATTCTGGATGGAAGCTTGCTACAAAAGGTAATGTAAATGTAACCCTCACAAATCCAGATTGTCACcgttttcttttcctaaaactcatttttattatatatatatattagtagtTAATTATACTGTTTCTTAGTCAAAAATAAGTTGGTGTTATTGAAGAAACCAGTTCTCAGAGAGTAGACGTGCTCACAGATGGCCAAATCTGCATCCATTTTCTCAGTcgttaacaaagaaaaatgtgaatgcatTTGCTGGTCATCAGGCACGACAGTGTTATTTCaattgttgtatttttaatacatttccttGAAACTGCTGCTGTTAATCAATTCTGTTAGTTATCCTAATTATAGGTAGACCTACTCCAGGTCCATGGGAGTGTAGTCAGAAGACATGAAAGGCTTTAGATATGTTTCATTCAATTTATTTCACTAATGTGTTAGTGAAAGCTTTTACTTGTGATTTTACATCCAGAGAAGAACAGATATTCAACATTAAATTGAACATGGGGAGGTAATGGTGGATCAGGTACGTTGTGTTCATCCTCACataacacagaaaaatttaGTTGAATAAGTTTATTAGAAATTGTACTTTTGTACTTTAAGACACGTTGTGCCACTGATCTCCAATCCTAATGTTTGACAATGGTGCTATTTCATCCTATATGTTAACATCGGGATAGTTTACTGTTGCTGAAAACTTCTTATCTCCTGAACACTTTTTGACACTTCCATAATTTAAGTTCTTGTGTGTGCCTTTGCtaaaaaactttttctaaaaCTATGTAAATAtaatctttgtttcattttgtgtaaaCTTGTTATTAAGGTAGAGACAGTTTATAGCTATCTTATCCTGGCCCCTTGAACCTTGCTTTGTAAATATCCTGAGTTAGCCTTGTATCATTAGACAACCAAATAACAGCAAAACTTCaccttaaaaagaaatccaattccactgtgtgtttttgttttgtagcttGTTCCACAGCTTGTGAATGGATGTCTTTCCTACTTTCTTGGTGCAGCTGGAATTACAGGCCTGACGGCCTTGCTGGGTATAAGAGAGAAAGGACACGTGACTGTAGGTGCAAATCAGACGATGGTGGTGAGTGGAGCAGCTGGTGCCTGTGGTTCTTTGGCAGGCCAGGTAGGTTGGCTGAAGACATAGAAATGATATGTGGTCACTAAGCTTGTGTTCTGAAACATGCTGGTTAGTAAACATACAGGTAAAATCATTATAAATATGATTAAGTATAACTCCATCGAAAGGGCCAAGTTTGCAGATCTGGCTCACACTCTCACTGAGAGAGATTTGTGGTGTGAAACTTAAGTTTCCTGAAGATGAGATAGCAGAAAATGGtccaaggtaaaaataaaagatgttatAAATGCATGTGTTCACTACATGTTTATAGTCTGCCATTTAAATGGTCTTTTAGTTGACTGgtaactttcattttttccaccttAGCAAATGTAGTAAACCCTTCttcatgttattttcctttacattctTTGTATGTTGAGATTTGcgacctttttattttcctcagctgtGCAGAACATGTTGTGggtatgtttgtgtgtgtatatcaacatttatatatctatatgtacATACAAACACAACAGGTATCAAGCCAGCTTAAGACTTACTAATAAAGAGGAACTATGGAGCAAGTATTTGTCAGCAAATctataaagaatttatttaacTTGGTTATTGTTCGAtctttttggccttttttaGCTCTGATACTGTACCTTACAGATGGTGATTTTATACTGTGTTTGGCTCTCCTGTACTTTCAGGCATTGGTAGATCTACAGGCTAAAGCTCCTGTAGTCAGTGAGTTTGGAAAGACAGCATGTTTCTGTTGGGATCTGCCCTTTCTCCATGTGTGAGGAGGGAATAGCAAGAGGCTCTTTTGCAGCTGTCGTCACATGAGATGGGAGTGCACACTAAAATTTGCCACCTGGGGGTTTAATAGGGTGGGGGATAAGTGTAACATCACTTCATGTCCTCCCAGTGGCACCTTTATGTGTGGATAGATGAACAATCTAACTTCtcttttactttactttactttattttattttcattttttaactgcAGATTGGCCGTCTGGAGGGCTGCTCTAGAGTGGTGGGTATTGCTGGCACAGATGAAAAGTGCTCCATTTTGGTCTCAGAAATGGGGTTTGATGCTGCTATCAATTACAAGAAAGAGAACGTGGCAGAGCAGCTACGCAAACTCTGCCCAGGTGGTGTGGATGTTTACTTTGACAATGTTGGTGGAGACATCAGTGATACTGTTATAAGCCAGGTGATTACACCAGCTGTCAGGTTTATTCTCATTATTCACCAAGGTCCATGTGGCCAGCTTTGAATTAATTCATACCAGAGACCAGCCTACAACACAGAACTGGCTTTCCACTGCATTGATCTAACCCTGGTGCTGATCCTCATCCTGAGGagagaaatcaaatatttgacATTAGTGCCTGTCATTTGGGCCAGCCTGGCAGTACAGTAATAGGAACACAATTTTTGCCTTTGATTTCTTGCTTCTTTCAAGCCAGGAGACTTGGTAATGTTCTTACCTTCTCTTAGAAACCTTCTCTGTCAGTGCAGTAATCTTGTGTTTTGTTAGCTTTGGTTTTCTGGCTTCACAaaagagcagctgtgctgggctctCGACCAGCCTTCTTCCTTGTTAACTCAAAACTACAGTTTATGTCTCATGGCAGGGAGGACTTGTTGGCAACCCTTTCTTTGGGATCTTTAAATCACAGTCCGTATCCAATAGGTGTATCGAACTTCCTTTGTCCTACTGTTCCCctctcctgaaaaacaaaaggcacaTATTAAGATAACAGATTCTTGTATTCCTCATATTTAAGGCTTTATTAAATGCTATATATGCTGCATAGAATTTAGTTGTCCACTGTTGGTGTGCATTTATCTAGTTAAATGTTGTCACACGTTGAATGGGACTGCATGCAGTTCTCCCCCTCTTTTCTCGGAAATGTGACTCTCAATAAGGACATTTGTGTGAAcattttgcaatatattttagTGCATCtctagaaaatgtgttttttgagAGCAAGGAATGTAATTTATCTCACTTTGTGCTGTCCCAAACAGATGAATCAGAACAGCCATATCATCCTGTGTGGACAGATTTCTCAGTATAACAAAGATGTGCCTTATCCTCCTCCACTGCCTCCTGacatagaaaaaatacagaaagaaaggaacatCACAAGGTACAGTTCTCCTTCACAGCTTGCGCCCAGGTTCCAGGTGGATTGCTCACATGACTTTGTGAGTATGATGTTTGAAGATATTTTGCAGATCCACACCAAGCACATGTAATTGAAACAGAATGGTGCCGTACTGAAAAAGGAAGCTAAAATCACATTgtcattaaattatttctattcaTTTGCCTGTATCAGCACAAAATTGGAAAAGGATATTACTACATTTTAACGTAGATGCctggtgttgtgttttgtttgtcaTTGCTTAATTTAGGCTTGGAGTCTCTGAGAGATTCTTCAGGATGAGGGAAAGTGTTGCCATGGTTCTGTTCTCAGATGTTTTGCCATGTGCCATCTCTCCAAGTGTAGTGGTCCAGGGAGAAAAtcaaaaatttttttttcaaagtaaggATGCAGCTGATGCAGTGACTGTattgaaatcacatttttattgtttgggTTTTCATTCGATAATGGGAACTTTGTATACAGGtaaaagattgattttttttgttatgacTCTTGGGATCGCTGGATCTCTCGTGAGGGTTCAGGTGAAGCTAAGGCAGACCTGAGGAGCAAAGTCTTATGAGATTTTCCAGTCAGTGCATTATAGTACAGTTTTCACAAGATTTAGTAGAAGGCAGTGGAGATTTTGGTCAGTACATTGCTATAATTATCATTTTTGatattcatttctgtttatcttGGTTGCTATGGGCAGATGTGACAGCAGGATATGCAAAAATCTGGATAGCCAGAAAGTTAATTTATAGTTGTCATGTAGTTTCAGATTTCGAAATACGGTTATCAGTCTCTGAACTCAAGGGTCATTCCTGTCTTTCCCAGAGAACGTTTCTTGGTGTTGAACTACATGGACAAACAAGAAGCTAGTGTGCTACAGCTCTGTCAGTGGATCCAAGACGGTAAACTGAAGGTAGGAATTTTACATTTAATCTGTGGCCTTTGGTATTATCTCCTCAGATTGTGGTCTGCTTACACAAAGTCCAGTTTCTTTGTCTCTAGCTCTCTTACCATGCCTCAGGAATGAACAGAGATTTTCTTAAGAATGTTTGAGTGTACCCAAAAGCTTTTTAGGTAGCACTCTTACAGTGGATACCTACTGAGAATGTTGTGACTGTAGTATGACtgacatgctgctgctgtctgcattctttctttcagcataGGGTGCAAGTGTTTTTTAACTTAAAGGATCAGgcctttgaaaatatttacttatttatttaatgtccCGATGCTTTCAGGGATCCTGTCTGAAATTTAGTTTCAAGCTTTACAATCACTACTTATTATTTTGTGACATGCAGGTTCTTGCTATCCTTCTCTTCTTTGTGATATCTTTCTAAATTAGTTTTTGATTCTTCAGGAGACCAATAAATTTCCCTAGGAAAATCCTGAGATGTGAAATTTTGGCAGGTGCACAAATGTGCCGGTACTGATCGAAGGACTAAACTGCCTACAGGTTTACCAGGAAGTATTTGCCTCTCTCTTGATCAAAGAACCTGGCCCTAGTAGAACATTATTCATTGTAGCAAGAGAATCTTTTAGATTTGGTGATTTCTGTGTCAGTATAATTGAATGTTCTTAAGTAATGTTAATCTTGTTTGAAGAAAGTTAAGAGGACTTTTTTTGTATTGACAGGTCAGAGAAACTGTGATAAAAGGCTTAGCAAATATTGGTGGTAAGTTTTTTACACcattttctaataataataaggcTGAATTCAATGGCAGTAGATGCCATTTGCCAattcagacttttaaaaatctaaaacatgATTTTAGTATTACAataagaaatgtattatttttcacaATGTATTAAAATGTTCCATGAGAAAGttattgtatgtttttaaaaaataatggatataaattttgagatttttttccccagttttattatttggggagggaggaaaagggtTAAAGTGTAAACCTGCTACCTTAGCAGCTCACAGTCATCCTGATCTTACAGAGTTAATGGGCTGCCTATTTCTTGGAACTTGTATGTAAGAAAAGGGTATTTTGGAAACTTCAAATTTATGCTTTAGAAAAAATGGCTCTTTCAGTTCTTGATGCTTGATCTGctaacagaaaatattgaaaggTATGCacatgaaaagggaaagaacatCAGACATCcaaaaaaaggtcaaaattaatttatttgaagcCTATACTCTCTTCCTAAAATCtgtaacaaatataaaaaacaagGGAGTCTTGTGACTCCAGTGAGACCAAGCTAAAGAGCTAGGTGACTCAAGATGTGCTGTAAGAATGCATCACTTTCAAGTAACAGGAAAGAGGATGATGTAGCCCGTTTAGTCTTTAGCCCAGTAAGACTGGAATAGACATTAGCCAGAACTTACagatttacatttatttttgattcttGCTACTCAGTGGTACACACATGTATTTTGAAGGAATCTGATTAAATGTAGCAGTCATATTTCATACTTTATTTACtcacagatttatt contains the following coding sequences:
- the PTGR2 gene encoding prostaglandin reductase 2 isoform X2 gives rise to the protein MIIERVVLNSRPGKNGVPVAENFRLEQSTIPDTVQEGQVRVRTLYLSVDPYMRCRMNEDTGSDYLLPWQLSEVADGGGVGIVEESKHNNFAKGDFVTSFNWPWQTVAILDGSLLQKLVPQLVNGCLSYFLGAAGITGLTALLGIREKGHVTVGANQTMVVSGAAGACGSLAGQIGRLEGCSRVVGIAGTDEKCSILVSEMGFDAAINYKKENVAEQLRKLCPGGVDVYFDNVGGDISDTVISQMNQNSHIILCGQISQYNKDVPYPPPLPPDIEKIQKERNITRERFLVLNYMDKQEASVLQLCQWIQDGKLKLLSSP
- the PTGR2 gene encoding prostaglandin reductase 2 isoform X1, whose translation is MIIERVVLNSRPGKNGVPVAENFRLEQSTIPDTVQEGQVRVRTLYLSVDPYMRCRMNEDTGSDYLLPWQLSEVADGGGVGIVEESKHNNFAKGDFVTSFNWPWQTVAILDGSLLQKLVPQLVNGCLSYFLGAAGITGLTALLGIREKGHVTVGANQTMVVSGAAGACGSLAGQIGRLEGCSRVVGIAGTDEKCSILVSEMGFDAAINYKKENVAEQLRKLCPGGVDVYFDNVGGDISDTVISQMNQNSHIILCGQISQYNKDVPYPPPLPPDIEKIQKERNITRERFLVLNYMDKQEASVLQLCQWIQDGKLKVRETVIKGLANIGAAFQSMMNGGNIGKQIVLVSK